A genomic stretch from Empedobacter stercoris includes:
- the rpmF gene encoding 50S ribosomal protein L32, translated as MAHPKRRQSSTRRDKRRTHYKIEAPQLAIDKTTGEAHLYHRAHWSDGKLYYKGKVVLEKVQEVTE; from the coding sequence ATGGCACATCCTAAGAGAAGACAGTCGTCAACAAGAAGAGATAAACGTAGAACACACTACAAAATCGAAGCTCCTCAATTAGCAATCGATAAAACAACTGGTGAAGCACATTTATACCACAGAGCTCATTGGTCTGACGGGAAATTATACTACAAAGGAAAAGTAGTATTAGAAAAAGTACAAGAAGTTACTGAATAA
- a CDS encoding trigger factor, translated as MNITKNTTDKLNAVLTVTVDKADYQEKVVDVLNQYRKTANIKGFRKGQVPMSFVKKQYEQAVIFDTVNEILQKSVSDYINTEKLSILGNPVPVMKEVDWNADQLSFDFELGLAPEFEVDLSKVEVESYKVKVAEDEIQKYVDNFAARFGSLKSLAEAEAEAVLKVEAAVEGQETKPTFIRLEELKDASAFIGKKVGDVVEVNSNDIFDTAEEAAQQLNTEVTEEGTKVTYTIKEINKAEKAEVNQELFDKVYGEGAVDSEEAFRNKIKEESENMYNKESDKQIINDVVAKLLETVQFDLPTEFLTKWLISSNENVTSEEQAKEELAKMDKGLRYQLIEAKIAELNNVEVNAEEVKEAAFAAIKDQLKMYGQNSIPEDTLQQIAMSALQNQEEYNRLSYQVFTDKMLDIFKNNVKLNEKEVTFDEFVDIITEKNKELAEA; from the coding sequence ATGAATATTACTAAAAATACAACAGACAAATTAAACGCAGTATTAACTGTAACTGTTGACAAGGCAGATTATCAAGAGAAAGTAGTTGATGTATTGAACCAATACAGAAAAACAGCTAACATCAAAGGATTCCGTAAAGGGCAAGTTCCAATGAGTTTTGTAAAAAAACAATACGAGCAAGCTGTTATTTTTGATACAGTTAACGAAATCTTACAAAAAAGTGTTTCTGACTACATCAACACAGAAAAATTATCAATCTTAGGAAATCCAGTTCCTGTAATGAAAGAAGTTGATTGGAATGCTGATCAATTATCATTTGATTTCGAATTAGGATTAGCTCCTGAATTTGAGGTTGACTTATCTAAAGTTGAAGTTGAAAGCTACAAAGTAAAAGTTGCTGAAGACGAAATCCAAAAATATGTTGACAACTTCGCTGCTCGTTTTGGATCATTAAAATCATTAGCTGAAGCTGAAGCAGAAGCAGTATTAAAAGTAGAAGCTGCTGTAGAAGGTCAAGAAACTAAACCAACATTTATCCGTTTAGAAGAATTAAAAGATGCTTCTGCATTTATTGGTAAAAAAGTTGGTGATGTTGTAGAAGTAAATTCTAACGATATTTTTGACACTGCTGAAGAAGCTGCTCAACAATTGAACACAGAAGTTACTGAAGAAGGAACTAAAGTAACTTATACAATCAAAGAAATTAACAAAGCAGAAAAAGCAGAAGTTAACCAAGAATTATTTGATAAAGTTTATGGAGAAGGAGCTGTAGATTCAGAAGAAGCTTTCCGTAACAAAATCAAAGAAGAGTCAGAAAACATGTACAACAAAGAATCTGACAAACAAATTATCAACGATGTTGTCGCTAAATTACTAGAGACAGTTCAGTTTGATTTACCAACAGAATTTTTAACTAAATGGTTAATTTCTTCTAACGAAAATGTAACTTCTGAAGAGCAAGCAAAAGAAGAATTGGCTAAAATGGACAAAGGTTTACGTTACCAATTAATCGAAGCTAAAATTGCTGAATTGAATAATGTTGAAGTAAATGCTGAAGAAGTAAAAGAAGCTGCTTTTGCTGCGATCAAAGATCAATTAAAAATGTACGGTCAAAATTCTATTCCAGAAGATACATTACAACAAATTGCAATGTCTGCTTTACAAAATCAGGAAGAATACAACCGTTTATCATACCAAGTGTTTACAGACAAAATGTTAGACATCTTTAAAAACAATGTAAAATTGAACGAAAAAGAAGTAACATTTGACGAGTTTGTTGACATCATTACTGAAAAAAATAAAGAATTGGCAGAAGCTTAA
- the pdxA gene encoding 4-hydroxythreonine-4-phosphate dehydrogenase PdxA, whose amino-acid sequence MSEKDRKPRVAISIGDYNGVGIEVILKTLQEKEMTEFFTPVIFGSTKLLSYQKDKLKFDRINFQGIQDASQIVDGKINVVNLWKDQIDVHFGKITKEAGEHAYQSLKAATQSVTDGFTDVLVTAPINKDNIQSEDFNFPGHTEFLGAVWGGKPLMFLVSEKLKVGLVTQHIPIGEVAKNIHTKSVYAKIQQIHKSLVEDYAISKPKIAVLGLNPHAGDNGLLGSEEKEIISPVIERCINENQLVFGPYSADSFFSPHNLDAFDAVLAMYHDQGLVAFKTISFDEGVNYTAGLKFVRTSPDHGTAYDIAGKGIANEESFKEAIFTAIELFKNRNEYQELTKNVLQHIPLKLEKGDNKE is encoded by the coding sequence ATGTCTGAAAAAGATAGAAAACCAAGAGTTGCCATTTCGATTGGCGATTATAATGGAGTTGGAATAGAAGTTATTCTAAAAACTCTACAAGAAAAAGAAATGACAGAGTTTTTTACTCCTGTTATTTTTGGCTCAACAAAACTCTTATCTTATCAAAAAGATAAATTAAAATTTGATCGAATCAATTTTCAAGGCATTCAAGATGCAAGTCAAATTGTTGACGGTAAAATAAACGTTGTTAATCTTTGGAAAGATCAAATCGATGTTCATTTTGGTAAAATAACCAAAGAAGCTGGCGAACATGCTTATCAATCTCTAAAAGCTGCAACACAATCTGTAACAGATGGCTTTACTGATGTTTTAGTAACCGCTCCTATAAACAAAGACAATATTCAGTCCGAAGATTTTAATTTTCCTGGACATACAGAATTTTTGGGTGCAGTTTGGGGAGGAAAACCCTTAATGTTTCTGGTTTCAGAAAAACTAAAAGTCGGTTTGGTTACACAACACATTCCAATAGGTGAAGTAGCAAAAAACATTCATACAAAATCTGTTTACGCTAAAATTCAACAAATTCATAAAAGTTTAGTAGAAGATTATGCAATTTCAAAACCAAAAATTGCAGTTCTTGGACTTAACCCTCACGCTGGTGATAATGGTTTGTTGGGTTCTGAAGAAAAAGAAATTATTTCTCCTGTTATCGAACGATGTATCAACGAAAATCAATTGGTCTTCGGCCCTTATTCAGCTGACAGCTTTTTTAGTCCCCATAATTTAGATGCATTTGATGCTGTTTTAGCAATGTATCACGATCAAGGTTTGGTAGCCTTCAAAACCATTAGTTTTGATGAAGGTGTAAATTATACAGCTGGATTAAAATTTGTTCGTACCTCTCCTGATCATGGAACAGCTTACGATATTGCAGGAAAAGGAATTGCAAACGAAGAATCTTTTAAAGAAGCTATTTTTACAGCAATTGAATTGTTCAAAAACCGAAACGAATATCAAGAGTTAACTAAAAATGTATTGCAACATATTCCTCTAAAACTAGAGAAAGGCGATAATAAAGAATAA
- a CDS encoding N-acetylmuramoyl-L-alanine amidase family protein, which translates to MINIQKYLFFAMMLVFSTLSFAQKKQNFVIVIDAGHGGKDVGARGVADYEKNITLDVSKRLAELIKKNHKDVKVILTRDTDVFLELWERTKISNDNHANLFVSIHCNSADNKSATGTETFVMGLKRSNETDEVSKRENSVVFLEKDQERYEKFNPNDPEAVIAFEIMNAAYKEQSIRFADLVEKGFVNRDFRKSRGVKQANFHVLRGNASPSVLVELGFISNYDEGNYLASNEGKEQSSQTIYEAFKQFKKEYDRRSGIEYEEEKPKSVKKVEKPVEGKKMKIKVMESKMRFSATSPQLRGLTDLDVIQEGDKYVYYYGETDLQSRADDLLQTVKRKGFSGAKIVEFETNKKLEGGKNYRVQFMTSNKKYRDKDDKFNGLTNVLRVKEGGLQKYYFGADKTMEAAQKTLKQVQDKGFRNAFIVTFNGEEPM; encoded by the coding sequence ATGATTAACATACAAAAGTATTTATTTTTTGCGATGATGTTGGTATTTTCTACACTTTCATTTGCTCAAAAAAAACAAAATTTTGTAATTGTTATAGATGCTGGTCATGGTGGTAAAGATGTTGGAGCAAGGGGAGTCGCTGATTATGAAAAGAATATCACGTTAGATGTTTCGAAAAGATTGGCAGAGTTAATAAAGAAAAATCACAAAGATGTTAAAGTTATTTTAACACGCGATACAGATGTTTTTTTAGAATTGTGGGAACGTACAAAAATTTCGAATGATAATCATGCAAATTTATTTGTTTCCATTCATTGTAATTCGGCTGATAATAAAAGTGCGACGGGTACAGAAACATTTGTGATGGGATTGAAAAGATCAAACGAAACAGACGAAGTATCGAAACGCGAGAACTCAGTTGTGTTTTTAGAAAAAGATCAAGAACGTTACGAAAAATTTAATCCAAATGATCCTGAGGCTGTTATTGCTTTCGAAATTATGAATGCAGCTTATAAAGAGCAATCTATTCGTTTTGCAGATTTAGTCGAAAAAGGTTTTGTAAACCGAGATTTCAGAAAAAGTAGAGGAGTGAAACAAGCTAATTTTCACGTCTTAAGAGGAAATGCTTCACCTTCAGTTTTGGTAGAGTTAGGATTTATTTCGAATTATGATGAAGGAAACTATTTAGCCTCTAACGAAGGAAAAGAGCAGTCTTCTCAAACAATTTATGAAGCGTTCAAACAATTCAAGAAAGAATACGATCGAAGAAGTGGAATAGAATATGAGGAAGAAAAACCTAAATCTGTAAAAAAAGTTGAAAAACCTGTAGAAGGAAAAAAAATGAAAATCAAGGTAATGGAATCTAAGATGAGATTTTCTGCCACGTCGCCACAGTTGAGGGGTTTAACAGATTTAGATGTTATTCAAGAAGGAGATAAATATGTGTACTATTATGGTGAAACAGATTTACAATCCCGAGCAGATGATTTGTTGCAAACAGTAAAACGTAAAGGTTTTTCAGGTGCTAAAATTGTTGAATTTGAAACAAATAAAAAATTAGAAGGTGGTAAAAACTACCGAGTACAATTCATGACATCTAATAAAAAATATAGAGATAAAGACGATAAATTCAATGGACTTACAAATGTATTGAGGGTGAAAGAAGGTGGACTCCAAAAATATTATTTTGGTGCAGATAAAACAATGGAAGCAGCTCAAAAAACATTGAAACAAGTTCAAGATAAAGGTTTTAGAAATGCGTTTATCGTTACATTTAATGGTGAAGAACCAATGTAA
- the accB gene encoding acetyl-CoA carboxylase biotin carboxyl carrier protein codes for MDIKDIQNLIRFVSKAEVAEVSIKQDDIEIKIKTLASVPAQVASQQFYVPQAPVAQAAAPQVPAAAPANNSTTPSEEENSNLITVKSPMIGTFYRSAGPGKEPFVGVGDSIAPGKVLCIVEAMKLFNEIESEVSGKIVKILVDDASPVEYDQPLFLVDPA; via the coding sequence ATGGACATTAAAGACATTCAAAATTTAATTAGATTCGTATCAAAAGCAGAAGTTGCTGAAGTAAGCATCAAACAAGATGACATCGAGATTAAAATCAAAACTTTAGCAAGCGTACCTGCGCAAGTTGCGTCTCAACAATTTTATGTACCTCAAGCTCCTGTAGCACAAGCTGCAGCGCCACAAGTGCCAGCTGCTGCACCAGCAAACAACTCTACGACTCCATCAGAAGAAGAAAACAGCAATTTAATCACAGTAAAATCTCCTATGATTGGAACATTTTACCGTTCAGCTGGCCCAGGAAAAGAACCTTTCGTAGGTGTAGGTGACTCTATCGCTCCAGGTAAAGTATTATGTATTGTTGAAGCAATGAAATTATTCAACGAAATTGAATCTGAAGTTTCTGGTAAAATTGTTAAAATCTTAGTGGACGATGCAAGTCCAGTTGAGTACGATCAACCATTATTCTTAGTTGATCCAGCTTAA
- a CDS encoding MlaD family protein, whose protein sequence is MKLSKEFKIGIITLLTLVGFFMLFNFLKGQNIFSSGRLFTVKYENVNGLAPSKPVSVNGLRVGQVKEIKIIDTAKPIYFEVVISVEKDIEFSKKTVAEIYEPGIMSGPEVRLLLDYGPDIAKDGDFLQGRIAGGMLDGLSKQLTPTQAKLDSVLLSFNQTLGSVNNVLDPSTQQDIKAMLRNLNHTIDSFDKTAKSLTATSNSANRLIETNEKTLNSTLNNANATMASAKATVDKFGETADKLNALELDQVIKNFEKASNNLNILLEDMNNGKGSLGKLAKDETLANELEATIKNMNALVEDLKKNPSRYVNISVFGKKQPVQP, encoded by the coding sequence GTGAAATTATCTAAAGAATTCAAAATTGGAATCATAACCTTGTTAACCTTAGTAGGTTTCTTTATGTTGTTCAATTTTTTGAAAGGACAAAATATCTTTTCATCAGGACGTTTATTTACAGTGAAATACGAAAATGTAAATGGATTAGCACCTTCAAAACCTGTTTCTGTAAACGGTTTGAGAGTAGGTCAGGTGAAAGAAATCAAAATTATAGATACAGCCAAACCAATTTATTTTGAAGTGGTGATTTCTGTAGAAAAAGACATCGAGTTTTCGAAGAAAACAGTAGCGGAAATTTATGAACCAGGAATTATGTCTGGCCCAGAGGTTCGCCTATTGTTGGATTACGGACCAGATATTGCAAAAGACGGAGATTTTTTACAAGGACGAATTGCAGGAGGAATGTTAGACGGTTTGTCAAAGCAATTAACACCAACGCAAGCAAAATTGGACAGTGTATTATTAAGCTTTAATCAAACATTAGGAAGTGTAAACAATGTATTAGATCCATCAACTCAGCAAGATATTAAAGCCATGTTGAGAAATTTAAACCATACAATTGATTCGTTTGATAAAACTGCAAAATCATTAACAGCAACATCAAATAGTGCAAATCGTTTGATTGAAACTAATGAAAAAACATTAAATTCGACACTTAACAATGCAAACGCAACAATGGCTTCTGCAAAAGCTACAGTTGATAAATTTGGTGAAACTGCAGATAAATTGAATGCATTAGAGTTGGATCAAGTAATCAAAAATTTTGAAAAAGCATCCAATAATTTGAATATCTTGTTAGAAGATATGAACAATGGAAAAGGATCTTTAGGAAAATTAGCAAAAGATGAAACGCTTGCCAATGAATTGGAAGCTACTATTAAAAATATGAATGCGCTGGTTGAAGATTTAAAGAAAAATCCAAGTCGCTATGTTAATATCTCTGTTTTTGGTAAAAAACAACCAGTACAACCATAA
- a CDS encoding YceD family protein, with the protein MDKLKNYNIIFTSLPFGKSNFTFELSQSFFDLFEIEQDFENPTMIVSIILDKKSTMLELEISLKGNITVPCDLTGELFQQEISNNAELIVKFGDEFDDTDFEIWVIPREEYQINLAQILYELAMLSVPTKRIHPDVLNGESNSEMIDLLDQYSIYELDEDAENDEDEDDNDNGDDDDNDDIDPRWAKLKDLKP; encoded by the coding sequence ATGGACAAGTTGAAAAATTATAATATTATATTTACAAGCTTGCCTTTTGGTAAGAGTAATTTTACGTTCGAATTATCACAATCGTTCTTTGATTTATTTGAAATTGAGCAAGATTTTGAAAATCCTACGATGATTGTATCAATCATTTTAGATAAAAAATCAACAATGCTCGAGTTAGAAATTAGCTTAAAAGGAAACATTACTGTTCCTTGCGATTTAACTGGAGAATTGTTTCAGCAAGAAATTTCGAATAATGCAGAATTAATTGTTAAATTTGGCGACGAGTTTGACGATACTGATTTTGAAATTTGGGTTATTCCTCGTGAAGAATACCAAATCAACCTTGCACAAATTCTTTATGAATTAGCAATGTTATCAGTACCAACAAAACGAATTCATCCTGATGTTTTAAATGGAGAAAGTAATTCTGAAATGATAGACTTACTTGATCAGTATAGCATTTACGAATTAGACGAAGATGCAGAAAACGATGAGGATGAGGATGACAACGATAATGGTGATGACGACGATAATGACGACATTGATCCACGTTGGGCAAAATTGAAAGATTTGAAACCTTAA
- a CDS encoding RidA family protein, which yields MKKQIIHTNKAPQAIGPYSQGVKYNGFLYTSGQIPFNVEKNELVTSSIQDEVHQVMKNVIAILEEGGTTIDNVVKTTIFVKDLNDFNAVNEVYASYFNDTNYPARECVEVARLPRDVNVEISVIAIAD from the coding sequence ATGAAAAAACAAATTATTCATACGAACAAAGCGCCACAAGCTATCGGACCATATTCGCAAGGAGTAAAATACAATGGTTTTCTTTACACTTCAGGACAAATTCCTTTTAATGTAGAGAAAAACGAATTAGTAACATCAAGCATTCAAGACGAAGTACACCAAGTCATGAAAAACGTTATCGCTATTCTTGAAGAAGGCGGCACAACAATAGATAATGTTGTAAAAACAACAATTTTCGTAAAAGATTTAAACGATTTTAATGCCGTAAATGAAGTGTATGCTTCTTATTTCAATGATACAAATTACCCGGCGCGAGAATGTGTAGAAGTTGCTCGTTTACCCCGCGATGTAAATGTAGAAATATCTGTAATTGCGATTGCAGACTAA
- a CDS encoding putative LPS assembly protein LptD has product MFTKAIKSILFFSPVMVCTISFGQVKQNNNDKDHSKIVSDSVKLDTIIPVKEKLEFVVEHSSEDEIHNRKKRMTYLLRKAHVVYGDMTIDADYIELNWDTGDVYAEGKRDSIGNIIEKTKFTQGQQEILQDAFKVNFKTKVGIAYNIRMTQEEGIIIADKAKRVNDSIMLLKRADFTTDTYFKEGKDTRPDYFLRAKEGKMIDKNGKKTLITGPINMWIYDVPTPLALPFGYIPAMGAKRAAGILMPRPGERTNLGFFIEDLGFYVPFGDNFDLKLSGDIYTKGSWAARAESNYKKRYKYNGRLSANVENRLTGIKGITDGANAFSKQNLFGVMWSHSQDPKANPYWLFNANVNFSSSKYYRESVRNQYINTGDVFTNNVNSSINLTKNFENAPLTAQLSMSHSQNYNTGDINIAFPRLNLTMSRIFPFAKKNMPKEGLLQNLGLTYSMQAGNEVNTNDNDIFTDKMWKEQMRMGANHKIGLQTGITLANYFPLTLSSDYNEVWGDNRLIKRYNSVNGKIEDTTLKGFNSYRTFNFNASVSTNIYGLYLNPNKDAKILGIQHVITPSIGYSYTPDFQGESWGYYKAYKDQNQEEIWYNQYQDMLYGVGIPGLTNSLNFGLSNNLEMKVKNDNDPKGFKKVKIFEYLRLSSSYNFSAEEFKLSPININGMTSLFDRKVNVQFSSTVNPYKIRRYINASGNEVAEYVDKMGLGDLRISNMTLGTGYTFDNSTFGGKGFDAKNYKKRGTVRDENFYYDSDNYAQFAIPWSLTANISYNYTKGTQRKGDSTGSIALNGKISPTPYWAISANATYDFITNEITYVRFGFERDLRSFTLSFNWTPMGTYKSYDFFIGIKASILQDLKYNDRSRLNY; this is encoded by the coding sequence TTGTTTACAAAGGCAATTAAATCGATTTTATTTTTTAGTCCAGTTATGGTTTGCACCATTTCTTTTGGACAAGTTAAGCAAAATAATAACGATAAAGATCACTCTAAAATTGTTTCTGATTCTGTGAAATTAGATACGATTATCCCTGTAAAAGAGAAATTAGAGTTTGTAGTAGAGCACAGTTCTGAAGATGAAATTCATAACCGTAAAAAACGTATGACTTACCTTTTGCGTAAGGCACATGTTGTTTATGGTGACATGACTATTGATGCCGATTACATAGAATTAAACTGGGATACGGGTGATGTATATGCCGAAGGTAAACGTGATTCTATTGGTAACATTATTGAAAAAACGAAGTTTACACAAGGTCAACAAGAAATTTTGCAAGATGCTTTCAAAGTAAATTTCAAAACGAAAGTCGGAATTGCGTATAACATTCGCATGACACAAGAAGAAGGAATTATTATTGCTGATAAAGCCAAGCGCGTCAACGATTCGATTATGTTATTGAAACGTGCTGATTTTACAACGGATACTTATTTTAAAGAAGGAAAAGATACACGTCCAGATTATTTTCTTCGTGCCAAAGAAGGAAAAATGATTGATAAAAATGGTAAGAAAACCTTGATTACCGGACCTATTAATATGTGGATTTATGATGTTCCTACCCCTTTAGCATTACCATTTGGGTATATTCCAGCAATGGGCGCAAAACGTGCAGCTGGAATCTTAATGCCACGTCCAGGTGAACGTACAAATCTTGGATTCTTTATCGAAGATTTAGGTTTTTATGTTCCATTTGGTGATAATTTCGATTTAAAACTTTCTGGAGATATTTACACAAAAGGTAGTTGGGCAGCGAGAGCTGAATCGAATTATAAAAAACGTTATAAATACAATGGTAGACTATCGGCAAATGTAGAAAATCGATTAACTGGAATTAAAGGAATTACAGATGGAGCAAATGCATTCTCTAAACAAAATCTGTTTGGTGTAATGTGGTCGCATAGTCAAGATCCTAAAGCAAATCCGTATTGGTTATTCAACGCAAATGTCAACTTTTCGAGTTCAAAATACTACCGAGAATCTGTACGAAATCAGTACATTAATACAGGAGATGTTTTCACAAATAATGTCAACTCATCTATTAACTTGACGAAGAACTTTGAGAACGCACCCTTAACAGCTCAATTGAGTATGTCGCATTCTCAGAACTACAATACGGGTGATATTAACATTGCATTTCCTCGTCTTAACTTAACCATGTCTCGTATTTTTCCATTTGCAAAGAAAAATATGCCAAAAGAAGGTTTATTACAAAACCTTGGACTAACGTATAGTATGCAAGCTGGAAACGAAGTGAACACAAATGATAACGATATTTTCACTGATAAAATGTGGAAAGAACAAATGCGTATGGGTGCAAATCACAAAATTGGTTTACAAACAGGAATAACACTTGCTAATTATTTTCCATTAACCTTATCATCAGATTACAATGAAGTTTGGGGTGATAATCGTTTAATTAAACGTTACAATTCAGTGAATGGAAAAATTGAAGACACAACTTTAAAAGGATTTAATTCGTATCGAACATTTAATTTCAATGCTTCTGTTTCAACGAATATTTATGGCTTATACCTTAATCCTAACAAAGATGCTAAAATCTTAGGTATTCAACATGTGATTACGCCTTCAATTGGCTATAGTTACACACCAGATTTTCAAGGTGAGTCTTGGGGATATTACAAAGCTTACAAAGATCAAAATCAAGAAGAAATTTGGTACAATCAATACCAAGACATGTTGTATGGTGTAGGAATTCCAGGATTGACTAATTCCTTAAATTTTGGACTTTCGAACAATTTAGAGATGAAAGTAAAAAATGATAATGATCCGAAAGGTTTCAAAAAAGTAAAGATTTTTGAATACTTACGTTTAAGTTCATCCTATAATTTTTCTGCAGAAGAATTCAAACTTTCTCCTATAAATATTAATGGAATGACTTCTTTATTTGACCGAAAAGTTAATGTTCAATTTTCATCAACCGTAAATCCATACAAAATTAGACGCTACATCAATGCTTCTGGTAATGAAGTTGCAGAATATGTTGACAAAATGGGATTAGGAGATCTTCGTATTTCGAATATGACATTAGGAACTGGATATACATTTGACAACAGTACATTTGGTGGAAAAGGTTTCGATGCCAAGAACTATAAAAAAAGAGGAACCGTACGTGACGAAAATTTCTATTACGACAGCGATAATTACGCACAATTCGCTATTCCATGGAGTTTAACGGCTAACATCAGCTATAACTACACAAAAGGAACACAGCGAAAGGGAGATAGCACAGGTTCTATTGCATTGAATGGTAAAATCTCTCCAACACCTTATTGGGCAATTTCAGCTAACGCTACATACGATTTTATTACGAATGAGATCACCTATGTTCGTTTCGGATTTGAACGAGATTTACGTAGTTTTACTTTATCGTTTAACTGGACTCCAATGGGAACTTACAAAAGTTATGATTTCTTCATCGGAATCAAAGCTTCGATCCTACAAGATTTGAAGTACAACGACAGATCAAGACTTAATTACTAA
- the accC gene encoding acetyl-CoA carboxylase biotin carboxylase subunit produces the protein MFKKILIANRGEIAMRIIRTAKEMGIKTVAVYSKADETSLHVRFADEAVCIGPAPSKDSYLKMANIIAAAEITDADAIHPGYGFLSENSTFSKICASNGIKFIGAPADNIDRMGDKANAKATMKEAGVPVVPGSDGLLESYEQALEVAREIKYPVMMKATAGGGGKGMRAIWKEEDLLHAWESARTEAAAAFGNDGMYMEKLIEEPRHIEIQVASDQNGKACHLSERDCSIQRRNQKLAEETPSPIMTDDLRKRMGEAAVKACEYIGYEGVGTIEFLVDKHGDFYFMEMNTRIQVEHPITEQVTGFDLVREQIMLAAGEPISGKNYYPQGHSIECRINAEDPYNDFRPSPGKITNINIPGGNGVRVDTHVYAGYTIPPNYDSMIAKLIVTAQTREEAIQKMKRALGEFYIEGIKTTIPFHLQLMDHPDFVAGNYTTKFMEDFQFDESYANYGEL, from the coding sequence ATGTTTAAGAAGATATTAATCGCTAATAGAGGTGAAATTGCAATGCGTATTATACGTACTGCAAAAGAAATGGGAATCAAAACGGTTGCTGTTTACTCTAAAGCGGACGAAACATCTTTACACGTACGTTTCGCAGACGAAGCGGTGTGTATTGGTCCTGCTCCAAGTAAAGATTCATACCTAAAAATGGCTAACATCATCGCGGCTGCAGAAATTACAGACGCGGATGCTATTCACCCAGGTTATGGATTCTTATCTGAAAACTCTACTTTTTCTAAAATCTGTGCATCTAACGGAATAAAATTCATTGGAGCGCCTGCTGATAATATCGACCGTATGGGAGATAAGGCAAATGCTAAAGCTACAATGAAAGAAGCAGGAGTACCTGTTGTTCCTGGCTCTGACGGTTTGTTAGAAAGCTATGAACAAGCTTTAGAGGTTGCGCGCGAAATAAAATACCCTGTTATGATGAAAGCTACTGCCGGTGGTGGTGGTAAAGGGATGCGTGCAATTTGGAAAGAAGAAGATTTATTACATGCATGGGAATCTGCTCGTACAGAAGCTGCAGCAGCTTTTGGTAACGACGGTATGTACATGGAAAAATTGATTGAAGAACCTCGTCATATCGAAATTCAAGTTGCAAGTGACCAAAACGGTAAAGCTTGTCACTTATCTGAGCGTGACTGTTCTATTCAACGTCGTAACCAAAAATTAGCAGAAGAAACTCCTTCTCCTATTATGACAGACGATTTACGTAAACGTATGGGGGAAGCAGCAGTTAAAGCTTGTGAATATATCGGTTATGAAGGTGTTGGTACAATTGAGTTTTTAGTTGATAAACACGGAGACTTCTACTTTATGGAGATGAATACTCGTATCCAAGTAGAACACCCAATTACAGAACAAGTAACAGGATTCGACTTAGTTCGCGAACAAATTATGTTAGCAGCTGGTGAACCTATTTCTGGTAAAAACTATTACCCTCAAGGACATTCAATCGAATGTCGTATCAATGCAGAAGATCCATACAATGACTTCCGCCCTTCTCCAGGAAAAATTACAAATATTAACATTCCTGGTGGTAATGGTGTTCGCGTAGATACACACGTATACGCTGGATATACAATTCCACCTAACTACGATTCAATGATTGCAAAATTAATCGTAACAGCACAAACACGTGAAGAAGCAATTCAGAAAATGAAACGTGCATTAGGTGAGTTTTATATTGAAGGTATCAAAACAACAATTCCTTTCCATTTACAATTAATGGATCATCCAGATTTTGTAGCAGGAAACTATACAACGAAATTTATGGAAGATTTTCAGTTTGATGAATCTTACGCAAATTACGGAGAACTATAA